Part of the Bacteriovorax stolpii genome, TGATAAAAACAACCTGGAGAAAAATTTTGACTCTTACGATTCAAAACTTCAGTACTGGATCGCCTACTCTCTTTTAAAAACAGGCAATACTAAAAAAGCTAATGATTATTTCCATAAAATCATCAACAGCTCTCCGTATTCATTCTACTCAATCATTTCCCTAAAAGAGCTTGCTGCTCAGGAAAAAGGAAAGAGCGAGCAGGAAATCCTTTCAAAGCTTATTACAAAAGATTCTCCGGCCGAATACAAAATGGACGTGGCCACAGAAACACTGAAAGATTCACTGAAGCGTTTAGCTGTGTGGAATAAACTAGGCCATGAAAGATTTGCCACGTTAGAGCTTCGTTATATCCAGGGAATGGATAAAAAAGATGTCTTCAAAGATACTGAAACACTAAAAACCGCTTCAGCTAATGATGCTAAAGAATTCGTTGTATTAAACCTTGTGCGCCTTCTGCACTCTCAAGATAAGTTCATTACCTCTTTTAAAATTTTCCAGGACTCTTTAGGTGAGAACTCATTAAGTCTTAACTATCGCTTAATTAAGTATGTTTTCCCATTGAGCTACTTCAGCGTTATTGAGAAAAACTCAAATGACCTTGATCCACTTATTGTTATCTCACTTATCAGACAAGAATCTGCTTTTAACCCTGAAGCCACTTCTCGTGTAGGTGCTAAGGGCCTAATGCAGTTAATGCCAGCGACTGCAAAACGCTTTAACCGCAAAATTAAAGTAAAGCACTTAAGTGATCCTTCAACGAACGTTGCTCTCGGAACAAAATATTTAAAGCAGTTATTCACAAAGTTTGATGGCAACCTGATTTACACTCTGGCTTCATACAATGCTGGTGAAAATAGAATCGACCGCTGGAAAAAAGAGATCTTTAGAAATGAAGATCCATTAGCGACGATTGAGTCTATTCCTTATGAGGAAACGAGAAACTACGTGAAGCTAATTTATAGAAATAAGTTTTTCTACTCTCTTCTATCGAATCGTTCCGTCCTGACGACTCCACTTGATGAAACGTTTAAAGTGACGTTTTCAACATCTCTAAAGTGATTATTTTTTTAAGAAATCTTGAATAATTTTTTGCGACTCGGGTCTGGCCAAAACATCCAGATGCCCGAGTCTGCTATCAATGCCATTGAAGTCAAAAACATTAAAATAGGCCAAAGACGCACCGGAAACAGCTGTCACTGTTCCATCTCCATCCACCGCGCCTTGTTTGGTGAAGCGGTAATTCAAACGATCTTTTGAGCGATATAAAGTCGCAATCTCAAGGGTCTTATGACCAAGTCCTCTGATATGCAGGAGAGGTATTTTCACGGAAGGACGAACAAGAACAGGTGCTCTTAAGAGTGCGTGAAACTTGGTTGATCTCTCCATCATTTTTTCCACGAACTCTCTAACGGCCTTTTGCTCATCTGGACGCGCATGTTTAAAAGGCCCCCATAAATTTTTCTGCCATTTTTCGATATCGTGAATCCCAAGCGAATGCCTCTGTCCATTTTTTTCCATTCCTACATCTTCACCTTTAGGCGGAAGAAAGAAATAGCTCGAACGAAACGTCGAATAATCAAGATTTGAAAGCAATTTGCGGTTTAAGGCCAGGCGTGTCCCTGTCTCCATATCCCGAAAAAGAATCATCAATCCATGCAAGGGAGGCGCGATCAGCGCAGCTTTTTTTACATGGCGAAGCCCTTCCCAATTCTCAGTTGCATGATCCACATCCTGAGCTCCATAACGGAGATAATAAGACATCAAAAGCGCACCCATGCTGTGACAGAGAACATAAAGCTCATCCGAATCCTGCAGATTAAAGCTTTTAATTTTTTGATCAATCACTTTTAGGCAATCAACAAAATCATCGCGCCAGTCATAATCAACCGTCGCTAATTCAATTTGATTCTCTTTAGTGAAGATTTCTAATTGAGAAAGAGTTTTTCCGTAGGAGTCGACATCCCAATAACGAGGAACGACGACAACATTCTTTAAAATACCGGCAGGAACCAGTTTTTTAAAAGATCCAATTTTAGTTCCAGGAATATTTTGTGAAAGGCCTTTTTGACTGAGAAGAAAATTTGAAGCTTTTGCCCAGCGGACCGCTCCGGTCCTTTCTTCCTTTAGCATTGACCCGTAGTAACCGGGAACGAAGAGGAGGATTTTTCTGGGCATGTGTTTAACTAGACGTTGAATCTGAAGTGCATGATATCGCCATCTTTAACGACGTATTCTTTACCTTCAACTCTAAACTTTCCAGCTTCTTTAACCTTTGCTTCTGATCCGTATTTGATCAGGTCATCAAAGTGGAAAACTTCTGCCTTAATGAATCCGCGCTCGAAATCAGAGTGGATAACACCAGCACACTGAGGCGCTTTGTAACCATCGTGGAAAGTCCATGCGCGAACTTCCTTAACTCCTGCTGTAAAGTAAGTCTTAAGACCAAGCATGTTGTAAGCGGCACGAGTAAGCTTATCTAAACCAGACTCTGTAATTCCTGCTGCTTCAAGGAACTCTTTCTTCTCTTCAAGTGTTTCAAGAGCTGCGATTTCTGATTCTAGTTTTCCACAAAGAACCATCACTTCAGAATTTTCTGCTTTGGCGTATGCTTTTACGGCTGTTACGTAATCGTTGTCTTTTGAAAGACCTTCTTCGTCTACGTTACAAAGGTAAATAACTTTCTTACCCGTGATCAGGTTAAGATCTTTGATTGCTTCTCTGTCTTCATCAGACATTTCAACGTTTCTAGCTGCAACTCCAGCTTCTAATTGAGTTTTTAAATTCTCAAGGATTGGAAGTTGGATTTTTGCCGACGTTAAAACGTCTTTATTTTGTGACTTTAAAAGTTTTGGGATGTTCGCCAGTTTTTTCTCAACAACTTCCAGGTCAGCAAAAGCTAACTCAAGGTTGATTGTTTCAATATCGTCTTTTGGGTTAACTTTTCCGTGAACGTGGATAATGTCTCCATCATCAAAACAACGAACAACGTGAACAATTCCGTCTACCGCTCTGATGTGTCCTAAGAATTGGTTTCCAAGACCTTCACCTTTTGAAGCTCCTTTAACCAGACCTGCGATGTCTACGAACTCAACTGTCGTATAAACCATTTTTTCTGGCCCGATGATGTCCCCGATGGCCTTCATGCGTGGGTCGTGCATCGCTACGATACCTACGTTTGGTTCAATCGTACAAAATGGATAGTTAGCAGCTTCTGCTGGAGCTGAAGTGATAGCAGAGAAGATTGTCGATTTACCAACGTTTGGAAGACCTACAATTCCACAATTTAATCCCATAAAAATTCCTCTATTTATTTAAACAATTTTTTTCTTACTATAGGCCGTCGCTGCTTTATCAAAACCAAGTTTGATATATTCTTCAAGCGCTTGGGCACTCCCTTTTAAAAAAGGTCTAAAAAAGTCTTTATCCTCTCCGGTATACCCTGAGAGAACCCAATTGGAAACATCGCCATGAACCGGGCGGCCAATCCCTACGCGCACGCGTCTGAATTCCTGCGTCCCTAAGAGTCCTGCAATAGATTTCAAGCCATTATGACCGGCAAGACCACCGCCTTTTTTAAAAGCAATTGTTCCAAACGGTAAATCCAGCTCATCGTGAACAACCAGAATGTTCTCTACTGGAATCTTGAAGAAGTTCATCAAAGGCTGAACACTCTCACCTGAAAGGTTCATAAAAGTCTGGGGTTTTAAGAAATAGATCTTCTCATCACCGTTTTGGTAAACAGCGTACTGGCCCTTAAACTTGTCTGTCCATTTCAGATTGCCCGCGAAACTTAGCTCTTCAAAAACATCCCAGCCAATGTTGTGGCGAGTGTAATGATATTTTATTCCGGGGTTTCCCAGCCCAACAATCAAACGGTCCATCAATTCCTCACCTAAATAAACAGTGAGCTGACAGAATCGTTGTTGAATGTTCTGTGGATAGCTTTCGCTAGAAGTTCTGCTGTCGATAAAACTTTGATCTTATCGCATTTTTTAGCAGCGTCAGTTAACTGGATAGTATCTGTGACAATCACTCTATCGAGTTCAGCACACTCAGAAATTCTCTTGATCGCTGGATCAGAGAATACCGGGTGAGTCGCACAAGCATAAACCTTAGTCGCTCCGTTTTTCTTCAGAGCTTTGCAGGCCTCAACTAGTGTTCCAGCCGTATCGATCATATCGTCGATGATAATACATTCTTTGCCATTAACGTTACCGATAACGTTCATCGCTTCAGCGATGTTTTTACCAGTTCTACGTTTATCAATCATGGCAATATCTGAGTTTAATTTCTTAGCGTAGAAACGAACGCGCTCAACACCACCTGCATCAGGAGAAACAAACACTGAGTTTTCAGTGAAAATTTCTTTCTTGATATAGTTTAAGATTACAGGTGAAGCGTAAATGTTATCGAATGGAATATTGAAGAATCCCTGAATCTGGCCTGCATGCAGGTCCATTGTCACGACTCTCGTTGCTCCGGCCACCGTTACGATATCAGCAACAAGTTTTGCTGATATCGGAGTTCTTG contains:
- a CDS encoding lipase/acyltransferase domain-containing protein, coding for MLKEERTGAVRWAKASNFLLSQKGLSQNIPGTKIGSFKKLVPAGILKNVVVVPRYWDVDSYGKTLSQLEIFTKENQIELATVDYDWRDDFVDCLKVIDQKIKSFNLQDSDELYVLCHSMGALLMSYYLRYGAQDVDHATENWEGLRHVKKAALIAPPLHGLMILFRDMETGTRLALNRKLLSNLDYSTFRSSYFFLPPKGEDVGMEKNGQRHSLGIHDIEKWQKNLWGPFKHARPDEQKAVREFVEKMMERSTKFHALLRAPVLVRPSVKIPLLHIRGLGHKTLEIATLYRSKDRLNYRFTKQGAVDGDGTVTAVSGASLAYFNVFDFNGIDSRLGHLDVLARPESQKIIQDFLKK
- the pth gene encoding aminoacyl-tRNA hydrolase, which produces MDRLIVGLGNPGIKYHYTRHNIGWDVFEELSFAGNLKWTDKFKGQYAVYQNGDEKIYFLKPQTFMNLSGESVQPLMNFFKIPVENILVVHDELDLPFGTIAFKKGGGLAGHNGLKSIAGLLGTQEFRRVRVGIGRPVHGDVSNWVLSGYTGEDKDFFRPFLKGSAQALEEYIKLGFDKAATAYSKKKIV
- a CDS encoding ribose-phosphate diphosphokinase; the protein is MKRIVLVSGSSNPSLANQISDFLDVPLVNPQLVRFANGEIFCEIEKHVRGADVFVVQSTSAPVNDNLMELLIMIDALKRASASSITAVIPFYGYARQDRKASPRTPISAKLVADIVTVAGATRVVTMDLHAGQIQGFFNIPFDNIYASPVILNYIKKEIFTENSVFVSPDAGGVERVRFYAKKLNSDIAMIDKRRTGKNIAEAMNVIGNVNGKECIIIDDMIDTAGTLVEACKALKKNGATKVYACATHPVFSDPAIKRISECAELDRVIVTDTIQLTDAAKKCDKIKVLSTAELLAKAIHRTFNNDSVSSLFI
- the ychF gene encoding redox-regulated ATPase YchF; its protein translation is MGLNCGIVGLPNVGKSTIFSAITSAPAEAANYPFCTIEPNVGIVAMHDPRMKAIGDIIGPEKMVYTTVEFVDIAGLVKGASKGEGLGNQFLGHIRAVDGIVHVVRCFDDGDIIHVHGKVNPKDDIETINLELAFADLEVVEKKLANIPKLLKSQNKDVLTSAKIQLPILENLKTQLEAGVAARNVEMSDEDREAIKDLNLITGKKVIYLCNVDEEGLSKDNDYVTAVKAYAKAENSEVMVLCGKLESEIAALETLEEKKEFLEAAGITESGLDKLTRAAYNMLGLKTYFTAGVKEVRAWTFHDGYKAPQCAGVIHSDFERGFIKAEVFHFDDLIKYGSEAKVKEAGKFRVEGKEYVVKDGDIMHFRFNV
- a CDS encoding lytic transglycosylase domain-containing protein, with the protein product MADDIPFKLNYSPADLDYGKELVTLYNELTKNELNSATIKKISSYKGKSHSFDHLNPMIDRLEKIAAIKDQDSFYTNCAIQPRPVNEFTESLAHRMDITLDRYCRFLYLKNMRKFSPNINLSTRDLNYLKDAAPFYASGENQSEVSALLKHYKANKVEHEKISDILIAKYVDFKTKPTSAILVNLHVSKLLNQFLANNLHLDNNSGSFFQEEYQRLIKDSQDSSDKGDYAMAKQQVIAALNFYGKNKKFIDERRAWVGAVLAAKALYYKGRDNDAIEVFALSRTIAPKEENSESTFYLLWPHLINKDYKAMKAVVDKNNLEKNFDSYDSKLQYWIAYSLLKTGNTKKANDYFHKIINSSPYSFYSIISLKELAAQEKGKSEQEILSKLITKDSPAEYKMDVATETLKDSLKRLAVWNKLGHERFATLELRYIQGMDKKDVFKDTETLKTASANDAKEFVVLNLVRLLHSQDKFITSFKIFQDSLGENSLSLNYRLIKYVFPLSYFSVIEKNSNDLDPLIVISLIRQESAFNPEATSRVGAKGLMQLMPATAKRFNRKIKVKHLSDPSTNVALGTKYLKQLFTKFDGNLIYTLASYNAGENRIDRWKKEIFRNEDPLATIESIPYEETRNYVKLIYRNKFFYSLLSNRSVLTTPLDETFKVTFSTSLK